The Yamadazyma tenuis chromosome 2, complete sequence sequence GTGTCACCGGTTTAAGCAAGTCATTCCAGCTGCCATGAGAAAAGATTTACGTTTTGACAGAACGGGGGAATATACAGGACCGTAATTCACTTTCAGATTGCAGCATTTCACCTCATAACTTTACCACGTTGGGCAGATGTCTCATCTCCGACACCTATTATTTCGAAATGGCAGAAACTATAAATATGCATCCATATCCCACATGATTGACACATttatcaaaatcaagaacAATGCATTTTACCacattcttcttcttgttatCGGCAGTGTTCGCCAAGAATATCTTGATGTCTAACGATGATGGTTTCGCAGCAACAAATATTAGAGCCCTTTACAGAGACTTGAAAGCTGATGGTCACAATGTTATCATGGTAGCTCCAGTTTCCCAGAGATCCGGATGGGGTGGGAAGTTCGATGTTCCTTAcaccaaggacttgttgaccGATGGTGAATTTGGTTACAGAGTTAAGGGAGACCCTGCTTGGGGATACGAGCCCGATGACATGAACATCTGGTACTTCAACGGGACCCCAGCATCTTGCGTTTCTTTCGGGTTGGAATACGTGATTCCAAAGTACTTCAGCAACTTCACCGTTGACTTGGTTGTCAACGGTCCTAATGAAGGTTTGAACTTGGGTCCAGGTACTTACACTGGCTCTGGTACTATTGGTGCCACTTACAATTCGGTTTACCACGGTCTTCCAGCCATCGCAATTTCTGCTTCCAATAGCAACAACTCCTTCTATAAGGACTCTTTGGATGACGACCCAACCAACCCAGCCAACATCAATTCCAAGGTGTCGGTTAAGTTGATTGACGAACTCTTCAAAGCCCAAGGTGACAATTCCAGAGTGTTACCATTAGGCGTGGGTTTGAACGTTAACATTCCATTGGTTGGTTCTCAATCCGTCAACGGAAGCTGTACCTCTCCCAAATTTGTTTTCAGCAGAATTACTGGTTTGGACTCTGATGTCTCCAAGATTACCTACAACGAAACCACCGGTTTGGTTGGAACCACCTACGTCTATGAAGAAGCCTTAAGAACCTGTTACAATGGTGACTGTTCTTTGCCATCTGAAGCTGCTGTGTCGCAAGAATGGAACTGTTCCACTGCTGTATCTGTTTTCCAGATTGACTACGATGCTACTTTGGTGTTACAGAGCCAAGTCCAGGGATTGCTACACGAACTTTTCTAGATAGATACCCAAATTACCTAAAAGTTTCCTTTGTTTCCGTTAAACTTTCGAATATTGTAGTTTAATAAAATCTTATTGTCTATTAGTTCTATAAACCCTCAcaatttggatttgatgaatttgattTCCTCCAAGTTGTAATGAGGCCTTGGGAATCTACTCTTTGTATTAGCACCATTATCAAAAGATGGATTGGATCTCCACTTCCAGGTCTCAGACAAATCAGCAGGCAACGCACCGTTGACCTTTTGGGAAATATACTTTCCAATCGTTGgcaaaaacttgaaagcATGACTCGAATCACCAGTAGCTACGATAACGTCTTTGTAGTATGGGCACTCATCGATGAGAAAATAAGAGTCACACGAGTCTGCAATCCAACAAACTTTGGAATCCACTAATTCGTGGTCTGCGAGCTCAGGTACTACCAAATTCAAAAGCACTTTAATATCTTTCTCGTGTCCCAATGGAAATGTTTCGTTGGGGTGATCCACGGTGTATCTTGGAGCTCTTAATTTGTTTCCAGCTTCGAATGGGTGATCAATTTCAGCCCAAGCATCACATGTAGTAACTCCGATCTTGATCACATGATCAACCTTGTCAGGAGGGAAGAAATAACCATACTCGGCGCTGAAGAAAATAGGCATATCCTTGTATTTTTCATATTCAGCATCTGTTAACTTGATGTGGGTGACAAAGGTTCCAAATACTTTTGTCTGGTTGTCCAATGGAATAATCAAACCAGTGCTGGCACCGGCAGTAACAACTATTTTTTTAGCCGTGAAAATCTTACCAGATTTTACTCTTACCTCATTACTTTTGATGCTAACAGCTCTTCCATCGTCACCAAACACAAATTGAGCACCGGATGTGGTGGCTCGTTCATATACAGCTTTCAAAGCATCGGCGGACAACCCGGTTCCACAATCAGCATTATAAGTAGAGTTAAACTTAGCAGGAAGATTATTCTTCTTAAAGTGACTAATGGTATCAGCAACTTGTTTAGGAGTAGTAAGCTTTTCGAAGCTTTGCGTCACTCCAAGTTTGGCCAAAATTTCAAGACTTTTGTTTTCATATTGGCTTCTAATTGAGGTGCTATCACCAGGGGTTAATGTCAATCTGCCACTTTTCACGAAATAAGGTTTATATAGTTCATCATTTTCCCAGCATCTTAAAGCTTCAACCGCCAACTTGGCAGATAATTCATCAGGATATTCCACACGAATGATCTTATTGTAATCCTTAGCAGCCGATAATTCAGAAGGTACTGGATAAGcatcaagtccaagcaCTTTATGACCCTGCTTGGATAACTCCAAACAGGTCAGAAGGCCAAAGACTCCACATCCAACCACCAACACATCATAATCGTAATCGTCACTCATGGGTTATGTCCTACGTAATGCCAACCACAAGGTTATATAGGTGAAAAGATGGGTGCGTACACTaattcaagtccaaagtgGTGCAACCTGAAAGTTGCGATAAGATCTGTCGGGAACGCCGCATTCAAACGCGCGGTCGGGATGTCCGACAAAAACCTAATAATCCAGCGGAAATGGAAGTCGATAGTCGGAGTTCAGTAATTGGCTACTCCAGCTACGATTACCCTCAACGAGACCAAGGTTTCGGGCTTATCTTGGGCGCCTAAAAAATCTAATCAGTCTTATCTAGAGGAGTTCCAGATAGTGGTTTGAACAATGACGACGGAGAAGAGTTGTACTTCGTTGTGGAGTCAGGCATTTTTTCATACATCTGACACGCCTTAAAAGCCAGCTGCAAATTTAACGTCGTATTCCAAGTTTCTAGTTTTCGGGTACGCAGAAGAGGCAAGTATCACCTTATGATATATACATCGGTTCTTGGAATGCTGTAGGGGAACAATATTGATTCTGATCTGGTAATATCTCGGCTCTTACGTATTACATCCTTTTATATATCTTATCAGATCGTGTGCGCGGCCTGCATCTCTCTCCATTCGGTGACTTTTTTGGAGTGGGCATCATATAATTTACTTTCAAGAGTATTTCGCATACAATGGAACCTGAAGGGCAGACTAAAAAGCGTAGAGTGTTAGCTGCTTGTGTCAAGTGTAAACtgagaaagaaaaaagtATGTGAATTTGCGGCTTGATGCATTATCATATCTCTATTTACTAACGGCTTATAGTGTG is a genomic window containing:
- a CDS encoding 5'/3'-nucleotidase (EggNog:ENOG503NXE9; COG:O), coding for MHFTTFFFLLSAVFAKNILMSNDDGFAATNIRALYRDLKADGHNVIMVAPVSQRSGWGGKFDVPYTKDLLTDGEFGYRVKGDPAWGYEPDDMNIWYFNGTPASCVSFGLEYVIPKYFSNFTVDLVVNGPNEGLNLGPGTYTGSGTIGATYNSVYHGLPAIAISASNSNNSFYKDSLDDDPTNPANINSKVSVKLIDELFKAQGDNSRVLPLGVGLNVNIPLVGSQSVNGSCTSPKFVFSRITGLDSDVSKITYNETTGLVGTTYVYEEALRTCYNGDCSLPSEAAVSQEWNCSTAVSVFQIDYDATLVLQSQVQGLLHELF
- a CDS encoding FAD-dependent oxidoreductase (COG:E; EggNog:ENOG503NYP5) translates to MSDDYDYDVLVVGCGVFGLSTCLELSKQGHKVLGLDAYPVPSELSAAKDYNKIIRVEYPDELSAKLAVEALRCWENDELYKPYFVKSGRLTLTPGDSTSIRSQYENKSLEILAKLGVTQSFEKLTTPKQVADTISHFKKNNLPAKFNSTYNADCGTGLSADALKAVYERATTSGAQFVFGDDGRAVSIKSNEVRVKSGKIFTAKKIVVTAGASTGLIIPLDNQTKVFGTFVTHIKLTDAEYEKYKDMPIFFSAEYGYFFPPDKVDHVIKIGVTTCDAWAEIDHPFEAGNKLRAPRYTVDHPNETFPLGHEKDIKVLLNLVVPELADHELVDSKVCWIADSCDSYFLIDECPYYKDVIVATGDSSHAFKFLPTIGKYISQKVNGALPADLSETWKWRSNPSFDNGANTKSRFPRPHYNLEEIKFIKSKL